A segment of the Pristiophorus japonicus isolate sPriJap1 chromosome 1, sPriJap1.hap1, whole genome shotgun sequence genome:
TAATATTAACCTTGTGAtcaagaaaaaaatctggaaaataatcatatatatatatatatatatattctatatatacacacacttatATTGTATCTTGTATCATGTTTTGGCTGTTGAGAGGTAGTGAAATATATGTGAATGTTTAGAATTATAGAATAGCGCTCCTTTTTAATTACATTTTCAACGTGATTTCTGTTCCATTTTTAATTCAGGTATGAAGAACTTATGAAGGAAGAAAAGACTACCACTCAGGAAATTTtagctgtggaaaaaaaaatggaAGTATGGGCCCAGACTCCAACAGCAACAGTGACACCCAAGACTACCTCAGCAAAAGGTCCATCAATTAAATCTGGTCCAGATAGTGTGCTGGTTGAAATTGCAGAATTTCAAAAGTTCCTTCAGCGGACAGGACGCCAAGGTAGCTGGGATGATTTTGACCATCAGAACTTTCTCAAATTCTGGATAAAACACAAAGGAAGGCCATCATTCATTGAAGAGGCTCTGCAGCATTTGGTTGGGAAGACCCAAGAGGACATAATGCAGCATGAGCAATGGCACCAAGAGTTTCTCTTTCTCGAAGAGAGGCAGAAAGAGGTAGGAACTTATGGAAATATTTGGTTAGTATATTGAAGTGTTGAGTAGAACTGTAATTTAAGAGTTCAGTGTTTTTATTTCCCCAGCAGTCCACATTGTTCTTCCTGATAAGAATTACTGCACACAGAACACTTTTAGTTCTGTAAAGGTGGCATTTCTTCCTAGTTCGCAGCAAACTGGTGTTTTTAATATGTGTTGATTCTTGAAAATAAATGCACAGAATAAAATGAAAATCAAAACAAACCTAGTTCAGTAGAGCTGCAATGAATTAGTGATAGGATTTAGGTTCAACCCCTCAGTTTCCCATTAGGGAAGATGCTGAGCAATTGTTCCCTGCAGAAAGGAAAAAAATCAGAGGGTGAGTATCTGTACTGCTTTTGTGCAGATCCTAGTATTTGGCTTGAGTGGAGTGAAATTATTTGAGATTACAGTATTAAGCCTGGCATCTTTAAAATTGGAACCAGTAACGCAAAGAAATAAACAATGTCGTCACAGTCAATCAGCATAACATTTAGGAGACTGAATCTTCCTAATCACCgatggtgttttttttttgttgaaattaCTTTGCAGGCTATTCAGAAATGGAAAACAAAGAAGCAACATGAAAAAGTGAAACTGCTGAGGATGCAAGCACAGGCAGAAGAGGAACAGGATGCAGAGCATCTGGCAAAAGAAGAGGCAAAACGGCTCAGGTTTGAGAAGGAGAGAAAAGAAAGGGAAGCCCAGCTGCAATTATGGAAGAAAAAGAAGGAAATGGAGCTTGCTTGTGAGAGAGAACAACAAATGAAGGAAGAAGTAGAGAAAATGAAAAGGCAAAGGAAGGAAAATCAGAGGCGGCTCGAAGTGAAGAGAATACTCGAAGATTGTGCTGAACaaaagaaggagaaggaggagtttCTGCGATTGGAAGCACAAATgagagaggaagctgagagggaAGAAAAACAATGGCTTGTGATAAGAGAAATCTCCAGGTTTCAAGAGAGGGTGAGTCTTTTGGAAGATAACTTGTTTAAGAAGTCCCTAAATAAGATGATttattt
Coding sequences within it:
- the LOC139265949 gene encoding coiled-coil domain-containing protein 112 isoform X4 — encoded protein: MLETLSRIANLEKDKNTHIFNKRNGFRVEYSTLEELELKLTNNRKTEKMKVQQQLAKIRHNVKRFQSQLKDVKPTPEFIEKLREIMEDVEDAISVFKEEQRQMYEELMKEEKTTTQEILAVEKKMEVWAQTPTATVTPKTTSAKGPSIKSGPDSVLVEIAEFQKFLQRTGRQGSWDDFDHQNFLKFWIKHKGRPSFIEEALQHLVGKTQEDIMQHEQWHQEFLFLEERQKEAIQKWKTKKQHEKVKLLRMQAQAEEEQDAEHLAKEEAKRLRFEKERKEREAQLQLWKKKKEMELACEREQQMKEEVEKMKRQRKENQRRLEVKRILEDCAEQKKEKEEFLRLEAQMREEAEREEKQWLVIREISRFQERDFQKLECKLAEKRTKQEKDDERERRLAKLKEKVDAQIQRDPSRLFKPTKGWEERTKEIGESGGGPMLYLPYRAIPSWRQGI
- the LOC139265949 gene encoding coiled-coil domain-containing protein 112 isoform X3, yielding MMQKTHTRIANLEKDKNTHIFNKRNGFRVEYSTLEELELKLTNNRKTEKMKVQQQLAKIRHNVKRFQSQLKDVKPTPEFIEKLREIMEDVEDAISVFKEEQRQMYEELMKEEKTTTQEILAVEKKMEVWAQTPTATVTPKTTSAKGPSIKSGPDSVLVEIAEFQKFLQRTGRQGSWDDFDHQNFLKFWIKHKGRPSFIEEALQHLVGKTQEDIMQHEQWHQEFLFLEERQKEAIQKWKTKKQHEKVKLLRMQAQAEEEQDAEHLAKEEAKRLRFEKERKEREAQLQLWKKKKEMELACEREQQMKEEVEKMKRQRKENQRRLEVKRILEDCAEQKKEKEEFLRLEAQMREEAEREEKQWLVIREISRFQERDFQKLECKLAEKRTKQEKDDERERRLAKLKEKVDAQIQRDPSRLFKPTKGWEERTKEIGESGGGPMLYLPYRAIPSWRQGI
- the LOC139265949 gene encoding coiled-coil domain-containing protein 112 isoform X6, which codes for MKVQQQLAKIRHNVKRFQSQLKDVKPTPEFIEKLREIMEDVEDAISVFKEEQRQMYEELMKEEKTTTQEILAVEKKMEVWAQTPTATVTPKTTSAKGPSIKSGPDSVLVEIAEFQKFLQRTGRQGSWDDFDHQNFLKFWIKHKGRPSFIEEALQHLVGKTQEDIMQHEQWHQEFLFLEERQKEAIQKWKTKKQHEKVKLLRMQAQAEEEQDAEHLAKEEAKRLRFEKERKEREAQLQLWKKKKEMELACEREQQMKEEVEKMKRQRKENQRRLEVKRILEDCAEQKKEKEEFLRLEAQMREEAEREEKQWLVIREISRFQERDFQKLECKLAEKRTKQEKDDERERRLAKLKEKVDAQIQRDPSRLFKPTKGWEERTKEIGESGGGPMLYLPYRAIPSWRQGI
- the LOC139265949 gene encoding coiled-coil domain-containing protein 112 isoform X1; this translates as MAALATAAADGYSWRPDSVSGRQQVHIPGRSDSAKKAAFSREVRKLWLQIANLEKDKNTHIFNKRNGFRVEYSTLEELELKLTNNRKTEKMKVQQQLAKIRHNVKRFQSQLKDVKPTPEFIEKLREIMEDVEDAISVFKEEQRQMYEELMKEEKTTTQEILAVEKKMEVWAQTPTATVTPKTTSAKGPSIKSGPDSVLVEIAEFQKFLQRTGRQGSWDDFDHQNFLKFWIKHKGRPSFIEEALQHLVGKTQEDIMQHEQWHQEFLFLEERQKEAIQKWKTKKQHEKVKLLRMQAQAEEEQDAEHLAKEEAKRLRFEKERKEREAQLQLWKKKKEMELACEREQQMKEEVEKMKRQRKENQRRLEVKRILEDCAEQKKEKEEFLRLEAQMREEAEREEKQWLVIREISRFQERDFQKLECKLAEKRTKQEKDDERERRLAKLKEKVDAQIQRDPSRLFKPTKGWEERTKEIGESGGGPMLYLPYRAIPSWRQGI
- the LOC139265949 gene encoding coiled-coil domain-containing protein 112 isoform X5, coding for MFHPRPAHKMKVQQQLAKIRHNVKRFQSQLKDVKPTPEFIEKLREIMEDVEDAISVFKEEQRQMYEELMKEEKTTTQEILAVEKKMEVWAQTPTATVTPKTTSAKGPSIKSGPDSVLVEIAEFQKFLQRTGRQGSWDDFDHQNFLKFWIKHKGRPSFIEEALQHLVGKTQEDIMQHEQWHQEFLFLEERQKEAIQKWKTKKQHEKVKLLRMQAQAEEEQDAEHLAKEEAKRLRFEKERKEREAQLQLWKKKKEMELACEREQQMKEEVEKMKRQRKENQRRLEVKRILEDCAEQKKEKEEFLRLEAQMREEAEREEKQWLVIREISRFQERDFQKLECKLAEKRTKQEKDDERERRLAKLKEKVDAQIQRDPSRLFKPTKGWEERTKEIGESGGGPMLYLPYRAIPSWRQGI
- the LOC139265949 gene encoding coiled-coil domain-containing protein 112 isoform X2, whose amino-acid sequence is MAALATAAADGYSWRPDSVSGRQQVHIPGRSDSAKKAAFSREVRKLWLQIANLEKDKNTHIFNKRNGFRVEYSTLEELELKLTNNRKTEKMKVQQQLAKIRHNVKRFQSQLKDVKPTPEFIEKLREIMEDVEDAISVFKEEQRQMYEELMKEEKTTTQEILAVEKKMEVWAQTPTATVTPKTTSAKGPSIKSGPDSVLVEIAEFQKFLQRTGRQGSWDDFDHQNFLKFWIKHKGRPSFIEEALQHLVGKTQEDIMQHEQWHQEFLFLEERQKEAIQKWKTKKQHEKVKLLRMQAQAEEEQDAEHLAKEEAKRLRFEKERKEREAQLQLWKKKKEMELACEREQQMKEEVEKMKRQRKENQRRLEVKRILEDCAEQKKEKEEFLRLEAQMREEAEREEKQWLVIREISRFQERDFQKLECKLAEKRTKQEKDDERERRLAKLKEKATEGCAGTLEAMSTLVIDVYPC